In one window of Helianthus annuus cultivar XRQ/B chromosome 17, HanXRQr2.0-SUNRISE, whole genome shotgun sequence DNA:
- the LOC110922433 gene encoding DExH-box ATP-dependent RNA helicase DExH9-like gives MLLNQLRCKDGDPENLLRNSFYQFQADRAITDLERQMKVLQEERDAIHIEEEDSLENYYSLLEQYKNLKMDAYTLGLEAEVAKLKEINHELLKKQACNCNFNHHYHVHELFECLLLTCCVTARRDDGE, from the exons ATGCTTTTGAATCAATTGAGATGCAAAGACGGTGATCCAGAAAATTTGCTTCGTAATTCATTCTATCAATTTCAAGCTGATCGAGCCATCACTGATCTTGAG AGACAAATGAAAGTTCTTCAGGAGGAAAGGGACGCAATTCACATTGAAGAAGAGGATAGCTTAGAAAATTATTACTCTTTGTTGGAGCAATATAAAAACTTAAAGATGGAT GCATATACTTTGGGATTGGAAGCTGAAGTTGCAAAACTAAAAGAAATCAACCACGAATTGCTTAAAAAACAGGCATGTAACTGTAACTTTAATCATCATTATCATGTTCATGAACTGTTTGAATGTTTGTTGTTGACCTGTTGTGTCACTGCAAGAAGAGATGATGGAGAATAA